The following proteins are encoded in a genomic region of Nicotiana sylvestris chromosome 4, ASM39365v2, whole genome shotgun sequence:
- the LOC138889928 gene encoding uncharacterized protein — protein MLVYGTEAVIPAEVEIPSLRIIQEVEPDNAEWVKSHYKQLALIYRKRINAVCHGQLYKNRMSRAFNKRVKPRQFTTGQLVLKKIFPHQDEAKGKFSPRWHGPYIVHRFLTGGALILAEMDGETLELQHHQLYYMLTHKVQVNRLATAVSAGAISLQFLQPC, from the exons atgctagtttatggtacagaggcggtcattcctgctgaggtagaaattccttccttgaggatcatacaggaagtggAACCCgacaatgcagaatgggtgaagagtcattaCAAACAGCTAGCTCTTATATACAGAAAGAGAataaatgcagtttgccacggtcagctttataagaacagaatgtccagagccttcaacaaaagagtcaagccaagacaattcacgACGGGGCAGCTGGTGCTAAAAAAAATCTTtccacaccaagatgaagccaaggggaagttctctccccgCTGGCATGGTCCATACATAGTTCACCGGTtcctaacaggaggagccctcatacttgcagaaatggacggagaa acactCGAGTTGCAACATCATCAACTATACTAtatgctcactcacaaagttcag gtaaaccggctagcaacagccgtctcagcaggagcgatctcgctccagttcctgcaaccctgttag